A section of the Oreochromis niloticus isolate F11D_XX linkage group LG9, O_niloticus_UMD_NMBU, whole genome shotgun sequence genome encodes:
- the cldn11b gene encoding claudin-11b: MSQMRRQLLGTAASGVGWVGVIVATATNDWVRTCDYTKTTCVRMDELSSRGLWAECVISPSLYHCVGLTQILTLPAYVQTARALMICACLLGLPAMLLILMSMACVRLQNDTSAVKKRRARVGGVLFIFMAVCSIISTVWFPIGANKEEDLMSFGFSLYSGWVGSALCLVGGIIILCCQGIDPGTPSRDNSFYYSGNRGTATLLDPPANHAKSARV; this comes from the exons ATGTCACAGATGCGCAGGCAACTCCTTGGCACCGCGGCCAGCGGAGTGGGCTGGGTGGGGGTGATCGTGGCCACGGCCACCAACGACTGGGTCCGGACCTGCGACTACACCAAGACCACCTGCGTCCGCATGGACGAGCTGAGCTCCCGGGGCCTGTGGGCAGAGTGCGTCATCTCCCCGTCCCTTTACCACTGCGTGGGCCTCACCCAGATCCTCACACTGCCCG CCTATGTCCAGACAGCTCGTGCTCTGATGATCTGCGCGTGTTTGCTGGGTCTCCCCGCCATGCTCCTGATCCTCATGTCCATGGCCTGTGTGCGGCTGCAGAACGACACCTCAGCTGTCAAGAAGCGCCGCGCCCGAGTGGGAGGCGTCCTCTTCATCTTCATGG CTGTGTGCAGCATCATATCTACCGTCTGGTTCCCCATCGGCGCTAATAAAGAGGAAGATCTGATGTCATTCGGCTTCTCTCTGTACTCCGGCTGGGTCGGCTCCGCCCTCTGCCTCGTAGGTGGCATCATCATCTTGTGCTGCCAGGGCATCGACCCCGGGACCCCGAGTAGGGACAACAGCTTCTACTACTCTGGGAACAGGGGGACGGCCACGCTCCTGGACCCCCCCGCCAACCACGCCAAGAGCGCCCGGGTGTAA